The proteins below come from a single Necator americanus strain Aroian chromosome V, whole genome shotgun sequence genomic window:
- a CDS encoding hypothetical protein (NECATOR_CHRV.G17802.T2): MILPQVRFPADAPDYITFPQPWFVCTTAAKFPLEQIRNKLIDKVLSESLKAMLGGGEKRARTSYARPDGYHAFDFPPSFYSLLASQYAMAPQFPDFRRVRRRIRRTLCYGAKQPHTINLPLSELVVDFFNKRSPFDYMRPETSASISGRGYADPCTLVVAMVYLDRLRVNDKVWFESSDPTDLYLPALVVASKFLHDSDTYDRVSNADWAEAANISNQHLNQLEWEFVQKMNWDVMVDQTEFDRWLSFFEHWVANDFVMKNGFCTYNEILQLSSSFPLASLLQAISSFFGLMTLVYTLSIVSLFSIPSTLLSTETSLPENITVRTMQGPINFPSRINEEQPISLSTEYDFIEELDIDLYQHVIEADNISTMAFSCRADFEKLDCNVYEHERFPNRFPELEKHFTDFTIHPFLNTVS; encoded by the exons ATGATATTGCCGCAGGTTCGATTCCCAGCTGATGCACCAGACTATATaa CTTTTCCTCAACCTTGGTTTGTTTGCACGACCGCCGCCAAGTTTCCTCTTGAGCAAATCCGGAACAAACTCATCGACAAG GTCCTCAGCGAAAGCCTAAAGGCAATGCTTGGCGGTGGCGAAAAACGTGCTCGAACCTCATATGCTCGCCCCGACG GATATCACGCGTTCGATTTTCCACCCAGTTTCTATTCTTTGCTTGCTTCCCAATAC GCCATGGCTCCACAGTTTCCTGATTTTAGACGAGTTAGAAGGCGAATTAGAAGAACATTATGTTACGGGGCGAAACAACCTCATACCATCAATTTGCCGCTTTCTG AACTTGTCgtggattttttcaacaagCGGTCCCCTTTCGACTACATGAGACCGGAAACGTCAGCGAGCATATCAGGTCGCGGATATGCAGATCCGTGTACGCTCGTCGTTGCCATGGTTTATCTTGATCGACTAAGAGTTAACGACAAG GTTTGGTTTGAATCTTCTGATCCGACTGATCTCTATTTGCCTGCACTTGTGGTGGCTTCGAAATTCCTTCATGACTCGGACACATATGACAGAGTATCAAATGCAGACTGGGCTGAAGCTGCGAACATTTCAAACCAACACCTAAACCAACTCGAATGGGAGTTCGTTCAAAAAATG AATTGGGACGTGATGGTTGATCAGACTGAGTTCGATCGATGGTTGTCATTCTTTGAACACTGGGTTGCAAACGATTTCGTGATGAAGAATGGTTTTTGTACTTACAACGAAATCCTACAGCTCAGTTCTTCGTTCCCCTTAGCATCGTTGCTCCAAGCGATCTCCTCATTCTTTGGGCTAATGACTTTGGTTTATACTCTTTCTATTGTCTCTCTTTTCTCTATCCCATCCACGTTATTGTCCACTGAAACTTCCCTACCTGAGAACATTACGGTAAGGACTATGCAAGGACCTATTAACTTTCCGTCTAGAATTAATGAGGAACAACCGATTTCTCTTTCTACTGAGTACGACTTCATAGAAGAACTTGATATTGATCTATATCAACATGTGATAGAAGCAGATAACATCAGCACAATGGCATTCTCATGTCGAGCAGACTTTGAAAAACTTGATTGTAATGTTTATGAACATGAACGATTTCCCAATAGATTCCCTGAATTAGAGAAACATTTTACTGATTTCACAATCCATCCTTTTCTTAATACGGTTTCTTGA
- a CDS encoding hypothetical protein (NECATOR_CHRV.G17805.T1) — MLALGKGGCDDDDDDDDDEEEEKKKEKEKEEEEVVYSLVYALIFVVGVVGNGLLISSVLLRKRSTVANVFLVNLAVSDLLLCITAVPITPVLAFMKRWMFGLVLCKIVPSCQAISVLISSWCLCYIAIDRYRSIVTPLKEPWKLKHAQRILICTWLVAMFASSPLYFSQSLKTLTMANISLCGEFCGEFNWDQEEHTKLVYGFSLLVVQFVIPAIIMSFCYWKILQKVRADWIVEEGSMLTAAQQAQTAVRKKRVMYVLILMVVVFMTSWLPLSAVNLIKDLEIPLILEQMYFKLLNVHAIAMTSVVWNPLLYFWMSKRHRRALKDDMTWLTNVRRHTNVGVLSRFAPSPSVSLVYRRTLERHLGVTNFRVNHDLSSIFETEGAVTYENFPSNPFVVVSRAVPHHLRRGTLADPTCMSRERAHADLQSNCFLLVPLMPLCQSVSRRNSHLTIDDHRIPLSKQSSRKTSTGSTTLTKDR, encoded by the exons GTGGTCTACTCGTTGGTCTACGCTTTGATTTTTGTCGTCGGTGTGGTGGGGAATGGACTTCTCATCTCGTCGGTGCTACTTCGGAAGCGATCCACCGTCGCTAACGTGTTCCTGGTGAATCTTGCCGTTTCCGATTTG ttATTGTGTATCACGGCTGTGCCAATAACACCTGTATTGGCATTCATGAAACGTTGGATGTTTGGTCTTGTGCTGTGCAAAATTGTTCCGTCCTGTCAGGCTATATCAG tgtTGATCTCTTCATGGTGCCTGTGCTATATTGCTATTGATCGCTACCGGAGTATAGTGACTCCATTGAAAGAACCATGGAAATTGAAACACGCTCAA agaatatTAATATGTACTTGGCTTGTGGCGATGTTCGCTTCATCACCCTTATATTTCTCGCAATCGTTGAAGACGTTAACCATGGCGAATATTTCTCTCTGTGGCGAG ttttgtgGTGAATTCAATTGGGATCAAGAGGAGCACACGAAACTCGtctatggattttcgttaCTTGTCGTTCAATTCGTAATTCCCGCCATTATTATGTCATTTTGTTAttggaaaattcttcaaaag GTTCGAGCTGATTGGATCGTCGAAGAGGGCTCAATGTTAACAGCAGCTCAACAAGCTCAG acTGCTGTTCGAAAGAAGCGTGTAATGTACGTGCTAATACTGATGGTTGTAGTGTTTATGACCAGTTGGTTACCACTTTCTGCCGTTAATCTGATTAAGGATCTAGAAATCCCTTTG ATACTGGAACAGATGTACTTCAAATTGTTGAATGTGCACGCTATAGCGATGACATCAGTTGTATGGAATCCTTTGCTGTATTTCTGGATGAGTAAG CGACATCGTCGAGCTCTCAAAGATGATATGACATGGTTGACAAACGTACGTCGACATACGAATGTTGGTGTTCTATCCAGATTTGCACCATCACCATCCGTATCGTTGGTGTATCGACGAACACTTGAACGACATCTTGGTGTCACAAATTTTAG GGTCAACCACGACCTCTCTTCGATCTTCGAGACCGAAGGTGCCGTTACGTACGAAAATTTTCCAAGCAATCCATTTGTAGTAGTCTCAAGAGCTGTGCCTCATCACCTAAG GCGTGGAACGTTGGCCGATCCCACGTGTATGTCACGTGAACGAGCGCATGCCGATTTACAATCGAATTGTTTCCTTCTCGTACCGCTTATGCCACTTTGTCAATCCgtttcaagaagaaatagtCATCTAACAATCGATGATCATAG GATACCGCTCTCGAAACAGTCAAGCCGTAAAACGAGTACTGGATCGACCACATTGACAAAAGATCGGTGA
- a CDS encoding hypothetical protein (NECATOR_CHRV.G17803.T1), whose amino-acid sequence MELEEGRTVQYLLGYEGKGDRPIRLSFRPFPQKKDTVEDMGIIALRLGLGITKRILEISENTLHHGMIMRLLFVFLSSFPPSLTSDPVEGLLRNVLLSIRGVGEKVLSSIPIPNSNDFMSGPSAAFSMDDKSTYAVKSFGEFLNTCPASLPVPLLSGSWHVTYVNRKWMQTILADLDEVIDLLASGQRLPVRKSLGSIFSRDLQISCLKMEFLNDNAASRFEISYLKNGRRMSLIGDVLRDVDKSLQFSFGPSLNTKMIVAYSTDHPSPSPFDVLVISQIDFFPKCENHLVLQRTRGSSRILEILNAMGANFPSNPLVEIYCEQIPDANNAIIQPMNPPIIKPKSSNIIN is encoded by the exons ATGGAATTAGAGGAGGGAAGAACCGTGCAATACCTATTGGGATACGAGGGCAAGG GAGACCGCCCTATTAGACTTTCCTTCAGACCTTTTCCTCAAAAGAAAGACACAGTAGAGGATATGGGGATCATTGCTTTACGTTTGGGCCTAGGTATCACGAAAAG GATTTTGGAAATCTCCGAGAACACACTTCATCATGGAATGATTATGAGgcttctctttgtttttctttcatcttttcctcCTAGTTTAACCTCGGATcctgtagaaggacttctccgGAATGTCCTTCTATCCATAAGAGGAGTTGGTGAAAAG gtCCTCTCTAGCATTCCTATTCCCAATTCCAATGATTTCATGAGTGGTCCCAGTGCTGCATTTTCAATGGACGACAAGTCTACTTACGCCGTGAAATCGTTTGGTGAA ttccttAACACATGCCCAGCTTCGCTTCCCGTCCCGTTGTTGAGTGGTTCTTGGCACGTCacttatgtgaacagaaaATGGATGCAAACAATTCTCGCTGATCTGGACGAG GTCATCGATCTTCTAGCGAGTGGACAACGATTACCCGTTCGTAAATCTCTGGGATCGATTTTCAGCCGTGATCTGCAGATATCGTGTCTAAAGATGGAAT TCCTGAACGACAATGCAGCGTCACGTTTTGAGATCTCTTACCTGAAAAATGGTAGGAGAATGTCGTTGATCGGTGATGTTCTGAGAGACGTCGATAAATCCTTGCAATTTTCATTTGGGCCATCGTTGAATACAAAAA TGATAGTCGCCTACTCCACGGATCATCCATCGCCGAGCCCATTCGACGTACTAGTCATCAGTCAAATAGATTTCTTCCCGAAATGCGAGAATCATCTGGTCCTGCAAAGAACACGAGGCAGTTCGAGAATCTTAGAGATTCTCAACGCAATGGGTGCAAATTTCCCCTCAAATCCCCTCGTAGAGATTTATTGTGAACAAATTCCAGATGCTAATAATGCTATTATTCAACCAATGAATCCACCAATTATTAAACCAAAGAGttcaaatataataaattga
- a CDS encoding hypothetical protein (NECATOR_CHRV.G17802.T1) — protein sequence MLNKSVLCGKPQYTQLIPQYFVSRLMSLRCDVNGDSVVLSESLKAMLGGGEKRARTSYARPDGNERVATLAMAMAPQFPDFRRVRRRIRRTLCYGAKQPHTINLPLSELVVDFFNKRSPFDYMRPETSASISGRGYADPCTLVVAMVYLDRLRVNDKVWFESSDPTDLYLPALVVASKFLHDSDTYDRVSNADWAEAANISNQHLNQLEWEFVQKMNWDVMVDQTEFDRWLSFFEHWVANDFVMKNGFCTYNEILQLSSSFPLASLLQAISSFFGLMTLVYTLSIVSLFSIPSTLLSTETSLPENITVRTMQGPINFPSRINEEQPISLSTEYDFIEELDIDLYQHVIEADNISTMAFSCRADFEKLDCNVYEHERFPNRFPELEKHFTDFTIHPFLNTVS from the exons ATGTTGAACAAAAGCGTGTTATGCGGTAAACCACAATACACGCAATTGATCCCGCAGTATTTCGTATCACGACTAATGTCTTTGAGGTGCGATGTAAACGGTGATTCAGTG GTCCTCAGCGAAAGCCTAAAGGCAATGCTTGGCGGTGGCGAAAAACGTGCTCGAACCTCATATGCTCGCCCCGACGGTAATGAACGTGTCGCGACACTCGCTATG GCCATGGCTCCACAGTTTCCTGATTTTAGACGAGTTAGAAGGCGAATTAGAAGAACATTATGTTACGGGGCGAAACAACCTCATACCATCAATTTGCCGCTTTCTG AACTTGTCgtggattttttcaacaagCGGTCCCCTTTCGACTACATGAGACCGGAAACGTCAGCGAGCATATCAGGTCGCGGATATGCAGATCCGTGTACGCTCGTCGTTGCCATGGTTTATCTTGATCGACTAAGAGTTAACGACAAG GTTTGGTTTGAATCTTCTGATCCGACTGATCTCTATTTGCCTGCACTTGTGGTGGCTTCGAAATTCCTTCATGACTCGGACACATATGACAGAGTATCAAATGCAGACTGGGCTGAAGCTGCGAACATTTCAAACCAACACCTAAACCAACTCGAATGGGAGTTCGTTCAAAAAATG AATTGGGACGTGATGGTTGATCAGACTGAGTTCGATCGATGGTTGTCATTCTTTGAACACTGGGTTGCAAACGATTTCGTGATGAAGAATGGTTTTTGTACTTACAACGAAATCCTACAGCTCAGTTCTTCGTTCCCCTTAGCATCGTTGCTCCAAGCGATCTCCTCATTCTTTGGGCTAATGACTTTGGTTTATACTCTTTCTATTGTCTCTCTTTTCTCTATCCCATCCACGTTATTGTCCACTGAAACTTCCCTACCTGAGAACATTACGGTAAGGACTATGCAAGGACCTATTAACTTTCCGTCTAGAATTAATGAGGAACAACCGATTTCTCTTTCTACTGAGTACGACTTCATAGAAGAACTTGATATTGATCTATATCAACATGTGATAGAAGCAGATAACATCAGCACAATGGCATTCTCATGTCGAGCAGACTTTGAAAAACTTGATTGTAATGTTTATGAACATGAACGATTTCCCAATAGATTCCCTGAATTAGAGAAACATTTTACTGATTTCACAATCCATCCTTTTCTTAATACGGTTTCTTGA
- a CDS encoding hypothetical protein (NECATOR_CHRV.G17803.T2) has product MYYSKPSTEPPFWSLQKGSLSLTLTKYIHPSNFANGIRGGKNRAIPIGIRGQGPFPQKKDTVEDMGIIALRLGLGITKRILEISENTLHHGMIMRLLFVFLSSFPPSLTSDPVEGLLRNVLLSIRGVGEKVLSSIPIPNSNDFMSGPSAAFSMDDKSTYAVKSFGEFLNTCPASLPVPLLSGSWHVTYVNRKWMQTILADLDEVIDLLASGQRLPVRKSLGSIFSRDLQISCLKMEFLNDNAASRFEISYLKNGRRMSLIGDVLRDVDKSLQFSFGPSLNTKMIVAYSTDHPSPSPFDVLVISQIDFFPKCENHLVLQRTRGSSRILEILNAMGANFPSNPLVEIYCEQIPDANNAIIQPMNPPIIKPKSSNIIN; this is encoded by the exons ATGTACTATAGTAAAccttccactgaaccaccgttttGGTCTCTTCAAAAAGGGTCTCTCTCTCTGACACTCACTAAATACATACACCCTTCCAATTTTGCAAATGGAATTAGAGGAGGGAAGAACCGTGCAATACCTATTGGGATACGAGGGCAAGG ACCTTTTCCTCAAAAGAAAGACACAGTAGAGGATATGGGGATCATTGCTTTACGTTTGGGCCTAGGTATCACGAAAAG GATTTTGGAAATCTCCGAGAACACACTTCATCATGGAATGATTATGAGgcttctctttgtttttctttcatcttttcctcCTAGTTTAACCTCGGATcctgtagaaggacttctccgGAATGTCCTTCTATCCATAAGAGGAGTTGGTGAAAAG gtCCTCTCTAGCATTCCTATTCCCAATTCCAATGATTTCATGAGTGGTCCCAGTGCTGCATTTTCAATGGACGACAAGTCTACTTACGCCGTGAAATCGTTTGGTGAA ttccttAACACATGCCCAGCTTCGCTTCCCGTCCCGTTGTTGAGTGGTTCTTGGCACGTCacttatgtgaacagaaaATGGATGCAAACAATTCTCGCTGATCTGGACGAG GTCATCGATCTTCTAGCGAGTGGACAACGATTACCCGTTCGTAAATCTCTGGGATCGATTTTCAGCCGTGATCTGCAGATATCGTGTCTAAAGATGGAAT TCCTGAACGACAATGCAGCGTCACGTTTTGAGATCTCTTACCTGAAAAATGGTAGGAGAATGTCGTTGATCGGTGATGTTCTGAGAGACGTCGATAAATCCTTGCAATTTTCATTTGGGCCATCGTTGAATACAAAAA TGATAGTCGCCTACTCCACGGATCATCCATCGCCGAGCCCATTCGACGTACTAGTCATCAGTCAAATAGATTTCTTCCCGAAATGCGAGAATCATCTGGTCCTGCAAAGAACACGAGGCAGTTCGAGAATCTTAGAGATTCTCAACGCAATGGGTGCAAATTTCCCCTCAAATCCCCTCGTAGAGATTTATTGTGAACAAATTCCAGATGCTAATAATGCTATTATTCAACCAATGAATCCACCAATTATTAAACCAAAGAGttcaaatataataaattga
- a CDS encoding hypothetical protein (NECATOR_CHRV.G17805.T2): MDLEKGSSHTNAKQGRYEVVYSLVYALIFVVGVVGNGLLISSVLLRKRSTVANVFLVNLAVSDLLLCITAVPITPVLAFMKRWMFGLVLCKIVPSCQAISVLISSWCLCYIAIDRYRSIVTPLKEPWKLKHAQRILICTWLVAMFASSPLYFSQSLKTLTMANISLCGEFCGEFNWDQEEHTKLVYGFSLLVVQFVIPAIIMSFCYWKILQKVRADWIVEEGSMLTAAQQAQTAVRKKRVMYVLILMVVVFMTSWLPLSAVNLIKDLEIPLILEQMYFKLLNVHAIAMTSVVWNPLLYFWMSKRHRRALKDDMTWLTNVRRHTNVGVLSRFAPSPSVSLVYRRTLERHLGVTNFRRGTLADPTCMSRERAHADLQSNCFLLVPLMPLCQSVSRRNSHLTIDDHRIPLSKQSSRKTSTGSTTLTKDR; the protein is encoded by the exons ATGGATTTGGAAAAGGGCTCATCGCATACGAATGCGAAGCAGGGACGTTATGAG GTGGTCTACTCGTTGGTCTACGCTTTGATTTTTGTCGTCGGTGTGGTGGGGAATGGACTTCTCATCTCGTCGGTGCTACTTCGGAAGCGATCCACCGTCGCTAACGTGTTCCTGGTGAATCTTGCCGTTTCCGATTTG ttATTGTGTATCACGGCTGTGCCAATAACACCTGTATTGGCATTCATGAAACGTTGGATGTTTGGTCTTGTGCTGTGCAAAATTGTTCCGTCCTGTCAGGCTATATCAG tgtTGATCTCTTCATGGTGCCTGTGCTATATTGCTATTGATCGCTACCGGAGTATAGTGACTCCATTGAAAGAACCATGGAAATTGAAACACGCTCAA agaatatTAATATGTACTTGGCTTGTGGCGATGTTCGCTTCATCACCCTTATATTTCTCGCAATCGTTGAAGACGTTAACCATGGCGAATATTTCTCTCTGTGGCGAG ttttgtgGTGAATTCAATTGGGATCAAGAGGAGCACACGAAACTCGtctatggattttcgttaCTTGTCGTTCAATTCGTAATTCCCGCCATTATTATGTCATTTTGTTAttggaaaattcttcaaaag GTTCGAGCTGATTGGATCGTCGAAGAGGGCTCAATGTTAACAGCAGCTCAACAAGCTCAG acTGCTGTTCGAAAGAAGCGTGTAATGTACGTGCTAATACTGATGGTTGTAGTGTTTATGACCAGTTGGTTACCACTTTCTGCCGTTAATCTGATTAAGGATCTAGAAATCCCTTTG ATACTGGAACAGATGTACTTCAAATTGTTGAATGTGCACGCTATAGCGATGACATCAGTTGTATGGAATCCTTTGCTGTATTTCTGGATGAGTAAG CGACATCGTCGAGCTCTCAAAGATGATATGACATGGTTGACAAACGTACGTCGACATACGAATGTTGGTGTTCTATCCAGATTTGCACCATCACCATCCGTATCGTTGGTGTATCGACGAACACTTGAACGACATCTTGGTGTCACAAATTTTAG GCGTGGAACGTTGGCCGATCCCACGTGTATGTCACGTGAACGAGCGCATGCCGATTTACAATCGAATTGTTTCCTTCTCGTACCGCTTATGCCACTTTGTCAATCCgtttcaagaagaaatagtCATCTAACAATCGATGATCATAG GATACCGCTCTCGAAACAGTCAAGCCGTAAAACGAGTACTGGATCGACCACATTGACAAAAGATCGGTGA
- a CDS encoding hypothetical protein (NECATOR_CHRV.G17804.T1) produces MSVSKFIGIVDEVFCFIEGVISSKGHLNGTLHSCEPALNCTVLNENGPHLDSTQETIKCMDRGFFWEVENQCSFTELIRKSYCYTKRQCYGLKVRCPNRYIILTSFTETALIIVGLVLLSAATIIIIKYACRSRRINVAAFPSDLSETSTVTKSDKVMP; encoded by the exons ATGTCAGTCTCGAAGTTTATAGGAATCGTGGATGAGGTCTTCTGCTTCATCGAG GGAGTGATCTCCAGTAAGGGACATTTGAATGGGACACTTCATTCATGCGAACCAGCTTTGAATTGTACTGTGCTCAATGAAAATGGACCACATTTGGACTCAACTCAGGAAACCATCAAATGTATGGATAGAGGATTTTTCTGGGAAGTAGAG aatcAGTGCTCATTTACGGAACTGATACGGAAATCGTATTGTTACACGAAGCGACAGTGCTATGGTCTTAAGGTGCGATGCCCTAATCGTTACATCATTCTCACTTCATTCACGGAAACag CACTAATAATCGTCGGTTTGGTTCTGCTATCCGCTGCGACGATAATTATTATCAAATATGCATGTCGATCCCGAAGAATCAATGTCGCTGCTTTCCCAAGCGACCTTTCCGAAACCAGCACCGTCACAAAATCGGACAAAGTGATGCCGTAG